A section of the Babesia microti strain RI chromosome I, complete genome genome encodes:
- a CDS encoding ATP-dependent RNA helicase (overlaps_old_locusTagID:BBM_I01910), whose product MDRSDTNKSIKMVYVPPSRRNRNNANEPKIIGEMEESPKQPDSSFSRWADLSSNEHKHDKRRNFTKGGGATSWATRDGRRYYRENEDEIFGNVKTRIQTGINFDSYENIPVEMTGRDANNIHPIERFSVDTIHELLLKNIIKVNYTTPTPIQKHSIAAIRARRDLMACAQTGSGKTAAFLLPIMTSMLYEGPPPPVQSRTRCTFPVCLVLSPTRELAIQIYNEARKFNFGTGIRTVVLYGGSEVRAQLFDLEKGCDVCVATPGRLTDLVERRKVNFTSVKYLVLDEADRMLDMGFSPQIRAIVEDNGMPTSMEGRQTVMFSATFPREIQILAKDFLRDYIYLTVGRVGSTNEFIRQRVQYAGQDQKAKYLVKLLNENSNGLVLIFVETKRRADMIEAYLLNENFLAVSIHGDRSQQDREEALRLFKTGKRPILVATDVAARGLDISNITHVINCDLPSNIDDYVHRIGRTGRAGNFGLATSFVNENNRTILKDLLALLEEANQEIPAWFQSLVVNYSHGNGRDNKKGFKTKQNNSGSNQKKHYEDKWGSNYGFQEFKDDGW is encoded by the coding sequence ATGGACAGATCGGATACGAACAAATCCATAAAGATGGTATATGTGCCTCCCAGTAGAAGAAACCGCAACAATGCAAATGAGCCCAAAATTATTGGGGAAATGGAGGAATCGCCTAAACAACCCGATTCATCTTTTTCTCGTTGGGCAGATTTGAGTAGTAACGAACATAAACATGACAAAAGGAGAAATTTTACGAAGGGTGGAGGAGCCACTTCTTGGGCTACTAGAGATGGTAGAAGGTACTACCGGGAAAATGAAGATGAGATTTTTGGCAATGTAAAAACTCGTATTCAAACTGGGATAAACTTTGATTCCTACGAAAATATCCCTGTAGAAATGACTGGAAGGGATGCGAATAATATACACCCAATTGAACGTTTTTCTGTGGACACTATACATGAATTGCTccttaaaaatattattaaggTCAATTACACCACTCCCACTCCCATTCAAAAACATTCGATTGCGGCTATAAGGGCTCGTAGAGATCTTATGGCCTGTGCGCAAACAGGTTCTGGTAAAACTGCAGCATTTTTGCTACCCATTATGACATCCATGTTGTATGAAGGCCCACCACCACCAGTGCAATCCAGAACCAGATGCACATTCCCTGTATGTTTGGTGCTCTCCCCTACGCGTGAGTTGGccattcaaatatataatgagGCTAGgaaatttaattttggaACGGGTATTCGCACTGTTGTGTTATATGGAGGCAGCGAGGTTAGAGCCCAACTTTTTGATTTGGAAAAGGGTTGTGATGTATGTGTGGCAACTCCAGGCAGATTGACTGATCTAGTAGAACGCCGAAAGGTCAATTTTACTTCTGTGAAGTATTTAGTGCTGGATGAGGCTGATAGGATGTTGGATATGGGGTTTTCTCCCCAAATAAGGGCAATTGTGGAAGATAATGGCATGCCTACATCTATGGAAGGTAGACAAACTGTGATGTTTAGCGCCACTTTTCCTAGggaaattcaaattttagcCAAGGATTTCTTGCGAGATTACATCTATTTGACAGTAGGGCGGGTAGGGTCTACCAATGAATTTATCAGACAAAGGGTACAATATGCTGGGCAGGATCAGAAAGCTAAATATCTAGTTAAGTTACTAAATGAAAATTCTAATGGTTTAGTATTGATATTCGTTGAAACTAAGCGCAGGGCCGATATGATAGAGGCATATTTGTTAAACGAGAATTTTTTGGCAGTTAGTATACACGGAGATAGATCTCAGCAGGATAGAGAAGAGGCCCTTAGATTATTTAAGACAGGGAAAAGGCCAATATTAGTGGCAACAGATGTTGCTGCTAGGGGACttgatatatcaaatattacTCATGTCATAAACTGTGATCTACCTAGCAACATAGACGATTACGTTCACAGAATTGGAAGGACTGGAAGGGCAGGTAATTTTGGTCTAGCCACATCTTTTGTCAACGAAAACAACCGCACTATCTTGAAGGATTTATTAGCTTTGTTGGAGGAGGCAAACCAGGAAATACCTGCCTGGTTCCAATCACTGGTGGTGAACTACTCACACGGCAATGGCAGGGACAACAAGAAGGGATTCAAAACAAAGCAAAATAATTCCGGTAGTAACCAGAAGAAACATTATGAAGATAAGTGGGGAAGTAATTATGGTTTTCAGGAGTTTAAAGATGATGGGTGGTGa
- a CDS encoding hypothetical protein (overlaps_old_locusTagID:BBM_I01880;~overlaps_old_locusTagID:BBM_I01885), with product MYDPEEDAKLLCDLKKVIKQKWNTYSEFDNPHSNEEIGTPKGIYISSSGLPISIDHLDGNKKRRLQANQYKTAANKIGPRKKRFEFSKLKTHLKYNSTNESSMKSDSDEDDKGRMSTILEKTNKLIKHS from the coding sequence ATGTACGATCCGGAAGAAGATGCAAAACTTTTATGTGATTTGAAAAAGGTGATCAAACAAAAATGGAATACATACAGCGAGTTTGATAATCCTCACTCAAATGAAGAGATTGGAACACCAAAAGGCATTTATATTTCATCCAGCGGCCTGCCAATATCAATAGACCACTTAGATGGAAACAAGAAGAGGAGACTTCAAGctaatcaatataaaacGGCGgccaataaaattggtCCTAGGAAGAAGAGATTTGAATTTAGCAAATTAAAAACGCACCTAAAATACAATTCTACTAATGAATCCAGTATGAAATCAGACAGTGATGAGGATGATAAGGGCAGGATGTCCACTATTTTAGAGAAGaccaataaattaattaagCACAGTTAA
- a CDS encoding SUA5, putative translation factor (overlaps_old_locusTagID:BBM_I01890), whose product MPQLPVLTGKPEIITIPNSERDKNELFQQLKQHLLRGKLIGLPTETVYGLASNGLDTSAIELIFHMKKRPMNDPIILHVFDFSVAINEIFSLDLFETEIVQLLSDKFTPGPLTIVAKAKDYIPKVLSNNTGYQGVRVPSHSLTREFLRYLKLPLAAPSANVFGHISPTTAQHVLNEFPQEEIYIISGGPSSIGIESTVVKLCLIDDVYTLSICRPGAITFSMICDALSSIKGLKIIPNERLFFNDDNQHLYSPGQLLTHYSPKYATYLLKHNNTDLGCFKIQSSVLFDICGVFANSADSFTHYIKPIESVTFNTNLSMEDAGTIRMLQQGLFANLRRSEELASKLTNPTIFISWFPKTHLSEALYDRIYRAASGQIKILSHYLNHN is encoded by the exons ATGCCACAATTGCCAGTACTAACCGGAAAACCTGAAATAATCACTATTCCCAACAGTGAACGAgacaaaaatgaattgtttCAACAACTTAAGCAACATTTGCTTAGGGGAAAACTAATTGGTCTACCTACAGAAACTGTATACGGACTGGCCAGTAATGGTCTAGACACATCTGCAATTGAGTTAATTTTTCACATGAAAAAGAGGCCGATGAATGATCCAATCATTCTGCATGTTTTTGATTTTTCTGTGGCtattaatgaaatattttcacTGGATCTATTTGAGACAGAAATTGTACAGTTGTTGAGTGATAAGTTTACGCCCGGTCCTTTGACGATTGTTGCAAAGGCCAAGGATTATATACCTAAGGTTCTAAGCAACAACACTGGTTATCAAGGGGTAAGAGTGCCAAGTCATAGTTTGACAAGGGAGTTTTTGaggtatttaaaattgcctCTGGCTGCCCCAAGTGCAAATGTATTTGGTCATATCAGCCCTACTACAGCACAACACGTATTAAATGAGTTTCCACAGGAagaaatttacattataagCGGCGGACCATCTTCCATAGGCATAGAGTCCACTGTTGTAAAACTATGCCTAATTGATGATGTTTATACACTGTCAATTTGCAGGCCCGGTGCAATTACATTTTCGATGATTTGCGATGCGTTGTCTAGCATTAAGGGGCTGAAGATTATCCCAAATGAACGCTTATTTTTTAACGATGACAATCAACATTTGTATTCACCGGGGCAACTTTTAACGCACTACTCCCCCAAATACGCTACCTATCTACTCAAGCATAACAATACCGATTTGGGttgttttaaaattcaaaGCAGCGTTTTGTTTGACATTTGCGGAGTTTTTGCAAATTCGGCAGACTCATTTACGCATTACATAAAGCCGATAGAATCTGTTACTTTTAatactaatttatcaatggaAGACGCAGGGACGATACGTATGCTCCAGCAGGGGTTATTTGCCAACCTTAGGAGATCAGAAGAGCTAGCTTCTAAACTAACCAAtccaacaatttttatctcTTGGTTCCCCAAAACTCATCTAAGCGAGGCGTTATATGATCGCATTTATAG AGCCGCATCTGggcaaattaaaattttgtcgCACTACTTGAATCATAATTAA
- a CDS encoding origin recognition complex subunit 1 (overlaps_old_locusTagID:BBM_I01880;~overlaps_old_locusTagID:BBM_I01885) — MGCADKIPKKRGRPRLDKHVTYNTNSSDSGCQSNASEFKYALNGPLIAVVKDKNFYSSFIVDDTVISVGDSVDILVRIRKNGNRDTKLGKIASIFEQTTNRKQLFVEIAYFFDRNEGIVKGKGYTFTNWTGFSHENEVIASNKFEYVEADSIDELINVHNDFQSYKNAVMDYEDEETNVFCQYICYTENCAIVPFQGDKEWDKIMLKYSKHYHLYVKEDKSRKSILGREIEMNKLKSFLEMNIRQEGTGQILYVTGVPGTGKTKTVSLAIEEMVELSKLGILPDFDVVDINATQFKNAKDIYNAIYTKLFSTTANNYHQSLKLLDEEFSKDRDKPCVLLIDEVDYLLTRSQSVLFTLFNWPTYRGSKIILIMISNTIDLPNRLKSSCHSRLAFGTLVFTPYTGQQLNNVLSCISTQDSLPINLCAKRVANYCGDMRKALHIYEKAQDLGKGKLTVQNVNKASNSILQSLVDKIKDLQWCYKCVLTCLVTSGEDMISVRHLHHKFIGITSVAYSEIDLSDFQPQYFKLLLLKMIALGLIKLVPAIFENSTVGNLNEKRTDPEDFMDDTGVILIPPLSQIVLALSKDSFWALKLRQINCA; from the exons ATAGCGGATGCCAAAGTAATGCAAgtgaatttaaatatgcatTAAATGGACCATTAATCGCCGTAGTAAAGGATAAAAATTTCTATAGTTCATTTATTGTGGATGATACAGTAATTTCAGTGGGTGACAGCGTAGACATATTAGTGAGGATTCGTAAAAATGGGAACAGGGATACCAAATTGGGGAAAATAGCATCAATATTTGAGCAAACTACAAATCGCAAGCAGTTATTTGTCGAGATTGCATACTTTTTCGATAGAAACGAGGGGATAGTCAAGGGCAAGGGTTACACATTCACAAACTGGACCGGTTTCTCCCATGAAAATGAAGTAATTGCCTCAAACAAA TTTGAATACGTAGAGGCTGATTCCATCGACGAGTTAATTAATGTGCACAATGACTTTCAGAGTTACAAAAATGCAGTAATGGATTATGAAGACGAAGAGACGAATGTATTTTGCCAATACATTTGTTACACTGAAAATTGTGCAATAGTACCATTTCAAGGCGATAAAGAATGGGATAAAATCATGTTAAAGTACAGCAAGCACTATCACTTGTATGTTAAAGAAGATAAAAGTAGAAAATCCATTTTGGGGAG GGAGATTGAGATGAATAAGTTGAAGAGTTTTTTGGAAATGAACATACGACAGGAAGGCACTGGACAGATTTTAT atgtTACAGGAGTTCCTGGAACTGGAAAAACTAAAACAGTATCTTTGGCAATCGAGGAAATGGTAGAACTATCAAAATTGGGG ATTCTACCAGATTTTGATGTTGTAGACATCAACGCTACACAGTTTAAGAATGCTAAAGATATATACAATGCCATTTACACTAAACTATTTTCAACAAcagcaaataattatcatcaatCACTCAAACTGTTAGATGAAGAATTTTCCAAAGATCGTGATAAACCTTG CGTCTTATTAATTGATGAAGTGGATTATCTGCTAACTCGGTCCCAGTCTGTACTTTTTACATTGTTCAACTGGCCAACATACCGCGGATCAAAGATCATTTTGATAATGATTTCCAATACAATTGACCTTCCTAATAGACTCAAAAGCTCCTGCCATAGCAGGTTAG cgTTTGGAACGCTTGTTTTCACTCCCTACACTGGGCAACAACTCAATAATGTGTTGAGCTGCATTTCGACACAAGATAGTTTACCCATCAATTTGTGTGCGAAAAGAGTTGCTAATTATTGTGGTGATATGAGGAAGGCTTTACACATTTACGAAAAGGCACAAGATTTGGGGAAAG GAAAACTTACCGTGCAGAATGTTAACAAAGCTTCGAACTCCATTTTACAG TCACTTGTAGATAAGATTAAAGATTTACAATGGTGCTATAAATGTGTTTTGACTTGTTTGGTAACTTCGGGAGAAGATATGATATCCGTTCGACATCTAcatcataaatttatcggCATAACATCAGTTGCATATTCTGAAATCGATCTATCCGACTTTCAACCACAATACTTCAAACTACTGTTGCTAAAG ATGATAGCACTAGGACTAATCAAATTGGTTCCTGCtatatttgaaaatagTACAGTTGGTAATCTTAATGAAAAAAGGACTGATCCGGAAGATTTTATGGATGATACTGGGGTTATACTTATCCCTCCTTTATCGCAAATTGTGCTTGCTTTGTCAAAAGATTCCTTTTGGGCACTCAAGTTACGACAGATTAACTGTGcttaa
- a CDS encoding mediator of RNA polymerase II transcription subunit 6, putative (overlaps_old_locusTagID:BBM_I01900): MIGGGDSSEVDLLNIKNIPPNVIREDSQIEFFDIKYVTTECLCTDDSALEYFYGSPFYSRYRDKALNELIRAGTMVDALQSGYIFSVSWSNISLIANDAPLDPNCKIAYYSVNAIFHITLFSRYSVPTGLITNPIRLYCILGGRIYSCPSKGSVLRHLVYESVLELDKMYSRISDMSEWSFTSGYQWIPRVVKYNELAVKLCKYYGYQKFDNNLQNTEDKKVVLVYNRPESNAGVRIAQEELLYLSKQQQGS, translated from the exons ATGATAGGGGGGGGCGATTCTTCTGAGGTTGACCTTctcaatataaaaaatatacccCCAAATGTCATTAGGGAAGATAGTCAAATAGAATTTTTCGACATCAAATATGTCACAACTGAATGTCTATGTACTGATGATTCAGCACTTGAGT ATTTCTATGGCAGTCCATTTTACAGCAGATATAGAGATAAAGCgttaaatgaattgattaGAGCTGGTACAATGGTAGATGC TCTGCAAAGTGGATACATTTTCAGTGTTTCCTGGTCCAACATATCCCTTATTGCGAATGATGCACCGTTGGATccaaattgtaaaatagcATATTATTCCGTCAATGCCATATTTCATATAACTTTATTTAGCAGATATTCAGTGCCTACAGGTCTAATCACCAACCCTATTCGCCTTTATTGCATTCTAGGCGGTAGGATTTACAGTTGCCCTTCCAAGGGTTCTGTACTTAGACATTTGGTATATGAATCGGTACTGGAGTTGGACAAAATGTACAGTCGCATTAGTGACATGTCAGAATGGAGCTTTACTAGCGGTTATCAGTGGATTCCGAGAGTTGTTAAATACAATGAATTGGCTGTTAAGCTCTGTAAATATTACGGCTATCAgaaatttgacaataatCTCCAAAATACTGAAGATAAAAAAGTAGTTCTTGTGTATAATAGGCCAGAAAGCAATGCTGGTGTAAGGATAGCTCAGGAAGAACTTCTATACTTGAGTAAACAACAACAGGGGAGTTAA
- a CDS encoding DRS2, ATP8A, phospholipid-transporting ATPase (overlaps_old_locusTagID:BBM_I01915): MNILNFFFKKTQPIERWIVWINREQEMNVNNNFVKTSKYTVYNFFFKSILMRLKQPLSLYFLAIAILQITPSISATRGIPTVMLPLFIVIAIDSIKDAYEDWQRHTSDRAENNRKVYWVPKLYIPPLKNQNLSENELGLGLIKEISEGTLNSLNLEWKLSSKIEVGDIILLRNREEIPADVVLLTSSGLNGISYVETLCLDGETNLKRKEAVQITQNYLKNDLINVLERIKNCEASILCNVPDTDLDKFKGTLTMFKLGAEVNFPEARKDYTININNIVMRGCILRNTVWALGVVVYTGHDTKIYMNMSPPRTKTSNLDILVNHIILVIFIIQFICCILSALVNLYYYMNYGSIGRVYLSPFYKDVTEVRVVCTSFFTWISITCNVIPISAVVTMNLVRFIQGYFISVDKSMYSAEYNSHTIPRNTSVNELLGQVQICFSDKTGTLTCNKMNFRKFSIEGVSYGKGLTDIKRSYLIKNGIPVPGAISGKFIITNNYVNLVDDHIMDDLHNPSSPRHVPLVELCLHFTVNNGISTEYNDEGVCIYSSASPDESTFAYAAKSLGIILVEKNSIFSIVDVLGRQIKLKIIVNMEFNNYRKRSSVICAIPKNNSVDIDYNKPILEFIDDCRIVLFTKGADSVMLNLVKKRSVDDNTIKYLKMYADDGLRSICFAKKELNKDEFLEWYKIYQQAEIDVENRYDRCTKLIDDLECDMRFQGVTGVEDKLQDGVADSIEYMTKAGIKTWMITGDNLEAAINIGLATNFIYSNSEKIDLTSIRIENEVNQTGKNAAYLYKKVIDDYITSLSLPNHNNIHRCLLIDGGTVNFICKNMSEDNCFIKLCMMTDTAICARMTPSNKGDMVSIIGKEHKMITLAIGDGANDCNMIQRADVGVGIKGNEGAQAFNVSDYGIAQFKFIVPLLLFHGRLTYRRMSKLVMYMFYKNILLTVPIWLYGFLSMFSGQLLYNDMLQQLFNIFFTAIPSIIFGSIEQDVDRNVTFKYPQLYKLGHINFYMNMRAFLTWILNAIYQSFIIISMAYLTFGTFNVGSSNGENYSLWEIGYAVFTVVFIVANVKLLLETYYLNALTFVGLFLSVFGFVYVSLSFNLSPNLGLSMRCVVSKSNNDIRFWLFCFVATMACIYRDYVWKVYLHTYRSHIYQSIQKVEYC, from the exons ATGaacatattaaattttttcttCAAAAAAACTCA ACCCATAGAGAGATGGATAGTTTGGATCAACAGAGAGCAAGAAATGAAcgtaaataataattttgtaaagaCATCAAAATATACTGTGTACAACTTTTTTTTTAAATCCATCTTAATGCGTTTAAAACAGCCTCTATCCCTCTATTTCCTCGCAATAGCAATCCTACAAATTACGCCATCA ATTTCAGCGACCCGTGGAATTCCAACAGTAATGTTACCCTTGTTTATAGTAATAGCAATTGACTCTATAAAAGACGCCTATGAAGATTGGCAAAGGCACACATCAGATCGTGCTGAGAACAACAGGAAAGTCTACTGGGTGCCTAAACTCTACATCCCCCCtctaaaaaatcaaaatttatccGAAAATGAACTAGGTCTAGGA CTTATAAAGGAAATAAGTGAAGGAACACTAAACTCACTTAATCTAGAGTGGAAACTATCTTCTAAGATCGAAGTGggtgatattattttgttgaGAAATAGAGAAGAAATCCCTGCTGATGTAGTATTATTAACCTCAAGCGGATTAAATGGTATATCATATGTTGAAACGTTATGCCTTGATGGCGAAACAAATTTGAAGCGCAAAGAAGCGGTGCAAATCACTCAAAATTACCTTAAAAATGACCTTATAAATGTGCTTGAGCGGATTAAGAACTGTGAAGCCTCCATTTTATGCAATGTACCTGATACCGATCTCGACAAATTCAAGGGCACATTAACTATGTTTAAGTTGGGCGCTGAAGTTAATTTTCCCGAAGCGCGTAAagattatacaattaacaTCAATAACATTGTTATGAGAGGCTGTATTTTACGTAATACTGTATGGGCACTGGGCGTTGTTGTGTATACTGGCCATGACACCAAGATTTACATGAATATGTCCCCACCCAGAACCAAGACTTCCAACCTTGATATATTGGTCAACCATATAATTTTGgttatatttatcattcaaTTCATCTGTTGCATACTTTCGGCGCTAGTAAACCTTTATTACTACATGAATTATGGAAGTATCGGCCGTGTATATTTATCGCCTTTCTACAAAGATGTAACCGAAGTACGGGTAGTATGTACATCATTCTTCACCTGGATTTCAATTACCTGTAACGTCATACCTATATCAGCAGTGGTTACAATGAATTTAGTGCGTTTTATCCAGGGGTATTTTATATCTGTGGATAAGAGTATGTACTCCGCTGAGTATAACTCACACACAATACCGAGGAATACAAGCGTGAATGAATTACTTGGCCAA GTGCAAATATGTTTTTCCGACAAAACTGGCACTCTAACTTGCAACAAGATGAACTTTCGTAAGTTTTCCATCGAGGGTGTTTCATATGGCAAGGGGTTGACCGATATTAAGCGCAGTTACTTAATCAAAAACGGAATTCCAGTACCCGGTGCAATTA GtggtaaatttatcattactAACAATTATGTAAACTTGGTAGATGATCATATAATGGATGATTTGCACAATCCTTCCTCACCCAGGCATGTGCCCCTAGTTGAATTATGTCTACACTTTACTGTTAATAACGGCATTTCCACTGAGTATAACGACGAAGGCGTGTGTATTTACAGTTCTGCTTCTCCAGATGAATCCACTTTTGCATACGCTGCCAAGTCACTTGGCATAATTTTAGTGGAGAAGAACAGTATTTTTTCCATCGTTGATGTGTTGGGCAGAcaaatcaaattgaaaattattgtgaATATGGAATTTAACAACTATAGGAAGAGGAGTTCGGTTATTTGTGCCATCCCCAAGAATAACTCTGTAGATATAGATTATAACAAACCCATTTTGgaatttattgatgatTGTCGTATCGTCCTGTTCACCAAGGGAGCGGATAGTGTTATGCTGAATCTTGTAAAGAAGCGTAGTGTTGATGACAACACAATAAAGTACCTAAAAATGTATGCAGATGATGGGCTGCGTTCTATTTGTTTTGCCAAGAAAGAGTTGAATAAAGACGAATTCTTGGAGTGGTATAAAATATACCAGCAGGCAGAAATAGATGTTGAAAATCGTTACGATAGGTGTACGAAATTGATTGATGATTTGGAATGTGATATGAGATTCCAGGGTGTTACAGGAGTTGAGGATAAGTTGCAAGATGGGGTGGCTGAttcaattgaatatatgACTAAAGCGGGAATAAAAACTTGGATGATTACGGGAGATAATTTGGAAGCGGCAATCAACATAGGTCTAgctacaaattttatctattCAAATTCAGAAAAAATTGATCTGACCTCTATAagaattgaaaatgaagtCAATCAAACTGGTAAGAATGCGGCATATTTGTACAAAAAGGTAATAGATGACTACATAACCAGCCTATCTTTACCAAACCATAATAATATTCACCGTTGTCTCTTGATAGATGGGGGTACTGTCAATTTCATATGCAAAAATATGTCTGAagataattgttttattaAACTCTGTATGATGACAGACACAGCGATTTGCGCCAGGATGACTCCGTCCAACAAGGGAGACATGGTGTCAATAATTGGCAAAGAACACAAAATGATTACTCTTGCCATAGGTGATGGCGCTAACGATTGTAATATGATACAGAGAGCTGATGTTGGTGTGGGCATTAAGGGCAACGAAGGAGCTCAAGCCTTTAACGTTTCCGACTATGGAATTGCCCAGTTCAAGTTCATAGTTCCATTGTTGCTTTTCCACGGAAGATTAACTTATCGCCGCATGTCTAAGCTTGTAATGTACATGTTTTACAAGAATATACTTTTGACGGTGCCTATTTGGTTATATGGTTTCCTGTCCATGTTCTCAGGGCAGCTCTTATACAATGACATGTTACAgcaattgtttaatatattcttTACTGCAATCccatcaattatatttggatCAATCGAGCAAGATGTGGATAGGAATGTTACGTTTAAATATCCGCAGTTGTACAAATTGGGGCACATAAACTTTTACATGAACATGCGGGCGTTTTTGACTTGGATTTTGAACGCAATTTACCAATCATTTATCATAATAA gtatGGCTTATTTAACCTTCGGTACCTTTAATGTGGGTTCGAGTAACGGCGAGAACTATTCATTATGGGAAATAGGTTATGCCGTTTTTACTGTAGTTTTTATTGTAGCAAACGTTAAGTTGTTATTGGAAACATATTATTTGAATGCGTTGACCTTCGTTGGATTGTTTCTTAG TGTTTTTGGTTTTGTATACGTCAGTTTATCGTTCAACTTAAGCCCAAACTTAGGGCTATCGATGCGTTGCGTTGTGTCGAAGAGTAATAATGACATACGTTTTTGGCTCTTTTGCTTCGTAGCCACTATGGCATGCATCTATCGTGACTATGTGTGGAAAGTTTACTTGCACACTTATAGGTCCCACATCTACCAATCCATTCAGAAGGTGGAATATTGTTAA